In Nitrososphaerota archaeon, one genomic interval encodes:
- a CDS encoding radical SAM protein → MLGKAVEYGGVLPGTLYRYLKKKPFSVSFDITNKCNIRCPYCYYFSREPPEELPDEEMIGLIKSVAKNGGVFHATFIGGEPTLRLNVLAEGVRLFPQSWVNTNGLNGFPPEVKPSAWIASIDGPQEFHDKIKGYGAFEKTVAAIPESSSTVVANTPLNQKNVKYIEEFTHFMAKTDIKGIIYSFYTSLWRGAEVFSLQDDERDQAIQRILAMAKEYPDFIFFTPKMAYYQNPLKGLSRWNDPSRCPVAIYGLAYGADGKPKQPCAMGGGTNCERCGCGMNAIFLSILKFDVRTMRFLYKML, encoded by the coding sequence ATGCTGGGCAAGGCGGTGGAGTATGGAGGTGTGCTGCCTGGTACTCTTTACCGTTATTTGAAGAAGAAGCCGTTCAGTGTCAGCTTTGACATTACTAACAAATGTAATATCCGATGTCCTTACTGTTACTATTTTAGCCGTGAGCCTCCTGAGGAGCTTCCGGATGAGGAGATGATTGGCCTTATCAAAAGTGTCGCCAAGAACGGGGGGGTTTTCCACGCGACATTCATCGGCGGCGAGCCGACTCTTCGCTTAAACGTCTTAGCTGAGGGGGTGAGGCTGTTCCCTCAGTCCTGGGTGAACACCAATGGTTTGAACGGTTTCCCACCTGAAGTGAAGCCGTCCGCATGGATAGCATCTATAGATGGGCCGCAGGAGTTTCACGACAAAATTAAGGGATATGGAGCCTTCGAGAAGACTGTAGCAGCCATACCTGAGTCATCCTCGACAGTAGTCGCCAACACCCCGCTGAATCAGAAGAACGTGAAGTACATCGAGGAGTTCACCCACTTCATGGCGAAAACCGATATCAAAGGAATCATCTACAGCTTCTACACCTCGCTATGGAGAGGTGCAGAAGTATTCAGCCTCCAAGACGACGAGCGGGATCAGGCGATACAGCGAATCTTAGCAATGGCCAAAGAATACCCAGACTTCATCTTCTTCACACCTAAGATGGCATACTACCAAAACCCGTTGAAAGGGTTAAGCAGATGGAACGACCCATCACGCTGCCCAGTCGCCATATACGGATTAGCCTACGGCGCCGACGGAAAACCCAAGCAACCCTGCGCCATGGGCGGAGGAACCAACTGCGAACGATGCGGATGCGGAATGAACGCAATTTTCCTCTCAATCCTAAAATTTGACGTCAGAACAATGCGCTTCCTATACAAGATGCTTTAG